One window of Leguminivora glycinivorella isolate SPB_JAAS2020 chromosome 9, LegGlyc_1.1, whole genome shotgun sequence genomic DNA carries:
- the LOC125229680 gene encoding 2-oxoisovalerate dehydrogenase subunit alpha, mitochondrial, with translation MALKTGASFLRLNALRQTVRLLSTHTRPEVQNGGKTGDFPGAKAAYVTQMKFLNENSYDPIPIYRVMENNGEIIDKHEEPSIENEKLIEMYKTMVQLNQMDKILYESQRQGRISFYMTNYGEEGVHLGSSAALSPQDLVFAQYRELGVLLHRGMTVTELINQCYGNCEDPGKGRQMPVHYGSSQRNIVSISSPLATQMPQAVGAAYAFKRQPNNDRVVICYFGEGAASEGDAHAAFNFAATLDCPVIFFCRNNGYAISTPSSEQYRGDGIGARGPALGLHTIRVDGTDTLAVYNAVSSARQLALQNKPVLIEAMCYRVGHHSTSDDSSAYRPLEEIEKWNKDESPLSKFKAYLERKGLWDDEADKAFQKEARSIVLKTMQESEKKKKPHWKEMLEDVYYEMPEHIQKQMKEMENHLKKFGEHYPLNQYQSE, from the exons ATGGCGCTCAAAACCGGCGCTAGTTTCTTGAGGCTCAACGCTCTTCGTCAAACAGTTCGG TTGCTGTCAACTCACACGAGACCGGAAGTGCAAAATGGCGGGAAAACTGGCGACTTCCCGGGAGCGAAGGCTGCCTACGTGACACAGATGAagtttttgaacgaaaacagctacgaccctatccctatctaccGAGTGATGGAAAACAACGGCGAAATTATCGATAAACATGAGGAACCTAGTATCGAGAATGAGAAACTGATCGAAATGTATAAGACTATGGTTCAGCTGAATCAGATGGATAAGATCTTGTATGAGTCCCAGAG ACAAGGTCGCATCTCTTTCTACATGACTAACTACGGCGAAGAGGGTGTGCATCTTGGCAGTTCCGCTGCCTTGTCTCCTCAAGACCTGGTTTTTGCGCAGTACCGCGAG TTGGGAGTGCTTCTGCACCGTGGCATGACCGTAACAGAACTGATCAACCAATGCTACGGCAACTGTGAGGACCCGGGTAAAGGCCGTCAGATGCCTGTTCACTATGGAAGCAGCCAGAGGAATATCGTCTCCATTTCCAGTCCACTTG cCACCCAGATGCCACAAGCCGTAGGCGCGGCATACGCCTTCAAGCGTCAGCCCAACAACGATCGCGTTGTTATCTGCTACTTCGGTGAAGGTGCTGCTTCTGAAGGCGACGCGCATGCAGCCTTCAACTTCGCTGCTACGTTGGATTGTCCTGTCATATTCTTCTG CAGAAACAACGGCTACGCGATCTCCACACCCAGCAGCGAGCAATACCGCGGGGACGGCATCGGCGCCCGCGGCCCGGCGCTCGGGCTCCACACGATCCGAGTGGACGGCACAGACACCTTGGCCGTCTACAACGCTGTGTCGAGTGCCAGGCAACTTGCGCTGCAGAACAAGCCGGTGCTTATTGAGGCTATGTGTTATCG AGTTGGTCATCATTCGACGTCTGATGATAGCAGTGCTTACCGTCCATTGGAAGAAATTGAAAAATGGAACAAAGATGAGAGCCCATTAAGCAAATTTAAAGCGTATCTTGAACGCAAAG GTTTATGGGACGACGAGGCAGACAAGGCATTCCAGAAGGAAGCCAGAAGCATAGTGCTGAAGACGATGCAAGAGtctgagaagaagaagaaaccTCACTGGAAGGAAATGCTAGAAGACGTCTATTACGAAATGCCGGAACACATCCA AAAACAAATGAAGGAAATGGAGAACCATTTGAAGAAATTCGGAGAACATTATCCACTTAATCAATATCAAAGCGAATAG
- the LOC125229681 gene encoding cyclin-K has translation MPYWYYDKKDLQNTPSFRDGITTETENRYRKEGARFIIDTGSKMDLGYNTVATGVVYFHRFYMFHSFRTFPRYITACCCLFLAGKVEETPKKCKDIIKVAKSLLTEQKFASFGEDPKEEVMTLERILLQTIKFDLQVEHPYGYLLKYAKCLKGDKAKLQKMVQMAWTFVNDSLCTTLCLQWEPEVIAVALMFLAGKLSKFEVVDWNGRTPKHTAWWDMFVEDVTMELLEDICHQVLDLYSPQTQPSGADSPPGPDARPPPKNDKKPSVTPPASASPIAKTVATPVKNGDKPEPPQPDVRFGYPAYPYPPVYSAPPPRLGPPTAPPLYPEPPPRLPPVHVPPPPHYYPRPPGPPPGPPPRPYYPPP, from the exons atgccTTATTGGTACTACGATAAAAAGGATCTTCAAAATACTCCATCATTTCGCGATGGAATCACCACGGAGACAGAGAACCGGTACCGCAAAGAAGGTGCCAGGTTCATCATTGACACGGGCTCTAAGATGGACTTAGGTTATAACACGGTCGCCACAGGAGTTGTTTATTTCCATCGGTTCTACATGTTTCACTCGTTCAGGACGTTTCCGCGGTATATAACGGCTTGCTGCTGTTTGTTTCTCGCGGGGAAAGTGGAAGAGACACCAAAGAAGTGTAAGGATATAATAAAAGTGGCGAAATCTCTGCTAACGGAGCAGAAGTTCGCTTCGTTCGGGGAGGATCCCAAGGAGGAAGTGATGACGCTAGAGAGGATCCTGCTGCAGACGATCAAGTTCGACCTGCAGGTGGAGCACCCCTATGGCTACCTCCTCAAGTATGCCAAGTGCCTGAAAGGAGACAAGGCAAAGCTGCAgaaaatggtacaaatggcttGGACATTTGTTAATGATAG TTTATGCACAACACTCTGCCTCCAATGGGAGCCGGAGGTGATCGCCGTGGCTCTCATGTTCCTGGCAGGCAAGCTTAGCAAATTTGAAGTTGTAGACTGGAACGGACGTACACCGAAACATACAGCCTGGTGGGACATGTTTGTTGAGGATGTTACTATGGAGTTGCTAGAAGATATTTGTCATCAg GTGCTAGATCTGTACTCGCCCCAGACCCAGCCGTCCGGCGCGGACTCCCCGCCGGGCCCCGACGCGCGGCCGCCGCCAAAAAACGACAAGAAGCCCTCCGTTACACCGCCAGCTTCCGCATCGCCTATCGCTAAGACCGTCGCCACGCCGGTGAAGAACGGAGACAAGCCCGAGCCGCCGCAGCCGGACGTGCGGTTCGGGTACCCGGCCTACCCGTACCCGCCCGTGTActcggcgccgccgccgcggctGGGCCCCCCCACCGCGCCGCCGCTGTACCCGGAGCCGCCGCCGCGCCTGCCGCCCGTGCAcgtgccgccgccgccgcactaCTACCCGCGCCCGCCCGGCCCGCCGCCCGGTCCTCCGCCGCGGCCTTACTACCCTCCCCCTTAG